The following proteins are encoded in a genomic region of Pseudomonas sp. Os17:
- a CDS encoding SEC-C metal-binding domain-containing protein: MTQQPHVHGPDCNHDHDHHDHDHGHVHGPHCNHAHQEPVRNALKDVGRNDPCPCGSSKKFKKCHGA; this comes from the coding sequence ATGACCCAGCAACCTCATGTCCATGGCCCTGACTGCAACCACGATCATGACCATCACGATCACGACCATGGCCATGTTCACGGCCCGCACTGCAACCACGCGCACCAGGAGCCGGTCCGCAACGCGCTGAAAGACGTCGGCCGCAACGATCCTTGCCCTTGCGGCAGCAGCAAGAAGTTCAAGAAGTGCCACGGCGCTTGA
- a CDS encoding LEA type 2 family protein gives MIGELRILRTLCLLGLLSLSGCVSWFTEEELDPAVHLVKVEVVKANLLEQRFTLHLRVDNPNDSDLTVRRLTYRVYLQRFLLSEGEHEHWFTVSPHSSRLFKVPVRTNLWPQIRDVVKLLRKPEHPIPYRLEGELEIGLFIGKDVHLKRNGVIIPGDFIPE, from the coding sequence ATGATCGGTGAACTGCGCATCCTGCGAACCCTCTGCCTGCTCGGACTGCTGAGCCTGTCGGGGTGCGTGTCCTGGTTCACCGAGGAGGAACTGGACCCCGCGGTGCATCTGGTGAAAGTCGAGGTGGTCAAGGCCAATCTGCTGGAACAGCGCTTCACCCTGCACCTGCGGGTGGACAATCCCAACGACAGCGACCTGACCGTGCGCCGCCTGACCTACCGGGTCTATCTGCAGCGCTTCCTGCTCAGCGAGGGCGAGCACGAACACTGGTTCACCGTCTCGCCCCACAGCAGCCGCTTGTTCAAGGTGCCGGTGCGCACCAACCTCTGGCCGCAGATCCGCGACGTGGTGAAACTGCTGCGCAAGCCTGAACACCCCATTCCCTATCGCCTGGAAGGCGAACTGGAAATCGGATTATTCATCGGCAAGGACGTGCACCTGAAGCGCAATGGCGTGATAATTCCCGGCGATTTTATTCCGGAGTAA
- a CDS encoding YchJ family protein: MSASICPCGSGNLLDACCGHYHAGHPAPCAEALMRSRYSAYVLGQVDYLLATTLPVQQAGLDRQSISEWSAQSTWLGLQVESSEVFGGQPEHAFVTFTARWHDSQGEHSHRERSSFVQNQGRWYFIDPTVPLNAGRNDACPCGSGQKFKKCCASYFTR; the protein is encoded by the coding sequence ATGAGCGCCTCGATTTGTCCCTGCGGCAGCGGCAACCTGCTGGATGCCTGCTGCGGCCATTACCATGCCGGCCATCCCGCGCCCTGCGCCGAGGCCCTGATGCGTTCGCGCTACAGCGCCTATGTGCTGGGCCAGGTGGATTACCTGCTGGCCACGACCCTGCCGGTGCAGCAGGCCGGCCTGGATCGCCAGTCCATCAGCGAATGGAGTGCGCAAAGCACCTGGCTGGGGCTGCAAGTGGAGAGCTCGGAGGTCTTCGGTGGCCAGCCGGAGCATGCCTTCGTCACCTTCACCGCGCGCTGGCACGACAGCCAGGGCGAGCACAGCCACCGTGAGCGGTCATCCTTCGTGCAGAACCAGGGACGCTGGTATTTCATCGATCCGACGGTGCCGCTGAACGCCGGGCGCAACGACGCCTGCCCTTGCGGCAGCGGGCAAAAATTCAAGAAGTGCTGCGCCAGCTACTTCACCCGCTGA
- a CDS encoding DUF6231 family protein, with translation MSAGISTRTPQQALAALLDRYAPQQLLLIGASDFPALTAFKEAHPGTQVAQAAPGPLPAELAARRFDLALAVDCLEHLPKRDGLNLLGGIRNLNASRIAVLADLSACGWQETDFFSLALQASERFQREQQVLTLFTYDLLEYKQVPDWLNSRFWANPENFGKYWW, from the coding sequence ATGAGCGCCGGCATTTCTACTCGTACACCCCAGCAGGCCCTGGCGGCCCTGCTGGATCGCTATGCACCGCAACAGCTGCTGCTGATCGGCGCCAGCGACTTCCCGGCCCTGACGGCCTTCAAGGAAGCCCACCCCGGCACTCAGGTCGCCCAGGCAGCGCCCGGCCCCTTGCCCGCGGAACTGGCGGCCCGGCGTTTCGACCTGGCCCTGGCGGTGGACTGCCTGGAGCATTTGCCCAAGCGCGACGGCCTGAACCTGCTGGGGGGCATCCGCAACCTCAATGCCAGTCGGATTGCGGTACTGGCCGACCTGTCCGCCTGCGGCTGGCAGGAAACCGATTTTTTCTCCCTGGCCCTGCAGGCCAGCGAACGCTTCCAGCGGGAACAGCAGGTACTGACCCTGTTTACCTATGATCTGCTTGAATACAAACAGGTGCCCGACTGGCTCAATTCACGCTTCTGGGCGAACCCGGAGAACTTTGGAAAGTATTGGTGGTAA
- a CDS encoding cysteine hydrolase family protein — MPLSASTALMLIDQQQGILEPRLGPRNNPEAEARMLELLAHWRARAWPVIHVQHLSRSRDSVFWPGQSGVEFQPRFRPQDGEWLIRKQVPDAFCANPLEADLRREGITGLVMVGVATNNSVESTARTAGNLGFAVWVVADACYTFDKPDFAGRARTAEEVHAMSLANLQGEYATVLSQEQLLAGEAGQCCR, encoded by the coding sequence GCACTGATGCTCATCGACCAGCAGCAAGGCATCCTCGAGCCCCGGCTCGGGCCGCGCAACAACCCCGAGGCGGAGGCACGCATGCTTGAGCTGCTGGCTCACTGGCGGGCCCGCGCTTGGCCGGTGATTCATGTGCAGCACCTGTCGCGCTCCCGGGACTCGGTGTTCTGGCCCGGGCAATCCGGGGTGGAATTTCAGCCGCGCTTTCGTCCCCAGGACGGCGAGTGGCTGATTCGCAAGCAGGTGCCGGATGCGTTTTGTGCCAACCCGCTGGAAGCGGATTTACGCCGGGAAGGGATTACGGGGCTGGTGATGGTCGGTGTCGCCACCAACAACTCGGTGGAGTCGACGGCGCGCACTGCAGGCAACCTGGGTTTTGCGGTATGGGTGGTGGCCGATGCCTGCTACACCTTCGACAAGCCCGACTTTGCCGGTCGGGCCCGTACTGCCGAGGAGGTGCATGCCATGTCGCTGGCCAATCTGCAGGGCGAGTACGCCACGGTCCTGAGCCAGGAGCAGCTCCTGGCCGGGGAGGCCGGGCAGTGTTGCCGCTGA
- a CDS encoding DUF1145 domain-containing protein, translated as MKFLWGMGKFLTLVFWLVVLINLAKPLINPLHLLVNLAGSLLLLTHLLELLLFNGSLKDRPHPWRDRWQILLVGIFHLQTLPAAVPAVETDHA; from the coding sequence ATGAAGTTCTTGTGGGGGATGGGTAAGTTTCTGACCTTGGTTTTTTGGCTGGTGGTGCTGATCAATCTGGCCAAGCCATTGATCAATCCATTGCACCTGCTGGTGAATCTGGCGGGCAGTCTGCTGCTGTTGACCCATCTGCTGGAACTGCTGCTGTTCAATGGCAGCCTCAAGGACCGTCCGCATCCCTGGCGTGATCGTTGGCAAATCCTGCTGGTGGGCATCTTCCACCTGCAAACCCTTCCCGCTGCTGTTCCTGCTGTCGAGACCGATCATGCGTAA
- a CDS encoding OmpA family protein, translating into MSIIRTAVPLVLLTSVLTGCAGLQKTDWPICAAVGGVTGAALGATESSSWAGGGALLVGGLAGAYCWVKGDGDEDGDGVPDSRDKCPHTPRGVKVDANGCPPPPPVVEEVVVVKEETIVIRDVYFHFDSAKLTEADKSKLNTIVTRLKQEAPSAQLRVTGHTDSVGSDAYNQKLSDKRAHSVVEYLISNGIPRNSFVSVTGAGESKPVADNKTAEGRAMNRRTEIQINR; encoded by the coding sequence ATGAGCATCATTCGGACGGCAGTACCCTTGGTTCTGTTAACCAGTGTGTTGACTGGTTGTGCAGGTTTGCAGAAAACCGACTGGCCGATCTGCGCCGCGGTGGGCGGTGTCACGGGCGCGGCGCTGGGCGCCACCGAAAGCTCCTCGTGGGCGGGCGGTGGCGCATTGCTGGTCGGTGGCCTGGCCGGCGCCTATTGCTGGGTAAAAGGTGATGGCGACGAGGACGGCGATGGTGTGCCGGACAGCCGTGACAAGTGCCCACATACCCCAAGGGGCGTGAAGGTCGATGCCAACGGCTGCCCACCACCGCCACCCGTGGTGGAAGAGGTGGTAGTGGTCAAGGAAGAAACCATCGTCATTCGCGATGTGTACTTCCATTTCGACTCGGCCAAGCTGACCGAAGCCGACAAGTCCAAGCTCAACACCATCGTCACCCGCCTGAAACAGGAGGCGCCGAGCGCGCAACTGCGAGTGACCGGCCACACCGACAGCGTCGGCAGCGACGCCTACAACCAGAAACTCTCGGACAAGCGTGCCCACTCGGTGGTGGAGTACCTGATCAGCAACGGCATTCCACGCAACAGCTTCGTCTCGGTGACCGGCGCGGGTGAAAGCAAGCCGGTGGCGGACAACAAGACCGCCGAAGGCCGAGCCATGAACCGTCGCACGGAGATTCAGATCAACCGCTGA